One Paroedura picta isolate Pp20150507F chromosome 3, Ppicta_v3.0, whole genome shotgun sequence genomic window carries:
- the POU5F1 gene encoding POU domain, class 5, transcription factor 1 isoform X3 — protein sequence MFSQTTICRFEALQLSFKNMCKLKPLLQRWLHEADSNENLQQLCASESALLQARKRKRTSIETNVRGSLETYFLRCPKPNLQEISQIADDLHLEKDVVRVWFCNRRQKGKRNLGAGSRDEYDGSALPLPFPPGPLQAQPPGLSPTHHQLGPPPHPQGFNAATFATLYLPHFHEGDPFVPPTSGTSVMGQPMHSS from the exons ATGTTCAGCCAGACTACCATCTGCCGCTTTGAGGCCCTACAGCTCAGCTTCAAGAACATGTGCAAACTTAAGCCACTCCTCCAGCGCTGGCTGCATGAGGCGGACAGCAATGAAAACCTCCAACAG TTGTGTGCTTCAGAATCTGCCTTGCTCCAGGCTCGGAAACGGAAACGCACAAGCATCGAGACTAACGTGCGGGGCTCGCTTGAGACTTACTTCCTGCGCTGCCCCAAGCCCAACCTGCAAGAGATCTCACAGATTGCTGATGACCTCCATCTGGAGAAGGAT GTCGTCCGTGTTTGGTTCTGCAATCGCCGCCAGAAGGGCAAGCGCAACTTAGGAGCCGGCTCGCGGGATGAATACGACGGTTCTGCACtgcccctgcctttccctcctgGGCCGCTTCAAGCTCAGCCCCCCgggctcagccccacccaccaccaGCTAGGCCCTCCTCCTCACCCTCAGGGCTTCAACGCGGCTACCTTTGCCACCCTTTACCTCCCCCATTTCCATGAAGGAGACCCCTTTGTTCCCCCCACATCTGGCACCTCTGTTATGGGCCAGCCGATGCATTCAAGCTGA
- the POU5F1 gene encoding POU domain, class 5, transcription factor 1 isoform X1: MAGHLGRSYPFPGQGIHLNNHPAAPHHESAGSYLPENFNGATPGQGFVFKPDYGPQGGVVEAHPGGGEAPRVWYTFPTGGDAWGHPPGMVVGPYGVTQSGEACPGPKPDIKLERDCDQPGPYYGHPWAGGCLVPPTPTLALPAAPGSSQETGSPVYDLQPTSSPTSQPEEALTAGSSPQSDGSKSPKEPVVSGEVKEEGGSGDEEIPTSEELEQFAKELKHKRITLGFTQADVGLALGVLYGKMFSQTTICRFEALQLSFKNMCKLKPLLQRWLHEADSNENLQQLCASESALLQARKRKRTSIETNVRGSLETYFLRCPKPNLQEISQIADDLHLEKDVVRVWFCNRRQKGKRNLGAGSRDEYDGSALPLPFPPGPLQAQPPGLSPTHHQLGPPPHPQGFNAATFATLYLPHFHEGDPFVPPTSGTSVMGQPMHSS, encoded by the exons ATGGCGGGGCACTTGGGCCGCTCGTACCCCTTCCCTGGCCAGGGCATCCATCTGAACAACCACCCGGCCGCCCCCCATCACGAATCCGCGGGGAGCTACTTGCCTGAGAACTTCAACGGGGCGACTCCTGGACAGGGCTTCGTCTTTAAGCCTGACTATGGGCCTCAGGGAGGGGTGGTGGAAGCCCACCCAGGAGGTGGAGAGGCACCCCGAGTTTGGTACACTTTCCCAACCGGTGGGGATGCCTGGGGACACCCTCCTGGCATGGTGGTGGGGCCTTATGGGGTCACTCAGTCTGGGGAGGCCTGCCCGGGCCCAAAGCCTGACATCAAACTGGAACGAGACTGTGACCAGCCGGGGCCTTACTACGGTCACCCCTGGGCCGGGGGCTGCCTCGTGCCTCCCACTCCCACCTTAGCCCTTCCGGCCGCACCTGGCAGCAGCCAGGAGACCGGGTCGCCTGTCTACGATCTGCAGCCCACCAGCAGCCCTACCAGCCAGCCCGAGGAGGCTCTCACCGCAGGCAGCAGCCCCCAAAGCGATGGCAGCAAGAGCCCCAAGGAGCCCGTCGTCTCCGGAGAGGTCAAAGAAGAAGGTGGCAGCGGAGATGAG GAGATTCCCACCTCAGAAGAACTGGAACAGTTTGCCAAGGAGCTGAAGCACAAAAGGATCACTTTAGGATTCACGCAAGCAGATGTCGGACTTGCCTTGGGTGTGCTGTATG GGAAGATGTTCAGCCAGACTACCATCTGCCGCTTTGAGGCCCTACAGCTCAGCTTCAAGAACATGTGCAAACTTAAGCCACTCCTCCAGCGCTGGCTGCATGAGGCGGACAGCAATGAAAACCTCCAACAG TTGTGTGCTTCAGAATCTGCCTTGCTCCAGGCTCGGAAACGGAAACGCACAAGCATCGAGACTAACGTGCGGGGCTCGCTTGAGACTTACTTCCTGCGCTGCCCCAAGCCCAACCTGCAAGAGATCTCACAGATTGCTGATGACCTCCATCTGGAGAAGGAT GTCGTCCGTGTTTGGTTCTGCAATCGCCGCCAGAAGGGCAAGCGCAACTTAGGAGCCGGCTCGCGGGATGAATACGACGGTTCTGCACtgcccctgcctttccctcctgGGCCGCTTCAAGCTCAGCCCCCCgggctcagccccacccaccaccaGCTAGGCCCTCCTCCTCACCCTCAGGGCTTCAACGCGGCTACCTTTGCCACCCTTTACCTCCCCCATTTCCATGAAGGAGACCCCTTTGTTCCCCCCACATCTGGCACCTCTGTTATGGGCCAGCCGATGCATTCAAGCTGA
- the TCF19 gene encoding transcription factor 19, with amino-acid sequence MLSEALPCFQLLRMGPASPGDSPNRDLYTFRPSRPSCTYRLGRRAEVCDVTLVSEQNPALISRIHAEIHAERDADSATEEWRVGLVDCSTHGTYVNAIRIPHGQRTELNDGDLLTFGHPNPVPEGCALPPPHADSEFYFLFQKVQVRPQDFAAITEPKAPGDLSGGFRPVLPSGNHRIRPLPRLSPTSFSCRSKATLILSSIGSLSKLKPQPFTFSLGRSRTTETPAQPRASRNRRKSAHTLLPELEDEITRLEEEQPPQEKEPGIGGYVHCHNPPVRLQQRGPERSRSLQEDAGPKLHITPSGKRRGRPRKNPPGGTCQVFSQTLSASEPCAAPRCCLPQDEMVEWVQCDGCDAWFHVACVGCSYSAVQDVDFRCAACRS; translated from the exons ATGCTTTCGGAGGCCCTCCCTTGCTTCCAGTTACTTCGGATGGGCCCAGCTTCGCCCGGGGACTCACCCAATCGGGACCTTTACACCTTCCggccctccaggccaagctgcaCCTATCGGCTGGGCCGCCGTGCCGAGGTCTGCGATGTCACTCTGGTGTCGGAGCAGAACCCGGCCTTGATCTCACGGATCCACGCGGAGATTCATGCGGAGAGGGATGCTGACAGTGCGACTGAGGAGTGGAGAGTTGGCCTGGTGGACTGCAGCACTCACG GTACTTACGTCAACGCCATCCGCATACCCCACGGCCAACGGACGGAGCTGAACGATGGAGACCTCCTGACCTTCGGCCATCCCAACCCAGTCCCAGAGGGCTGTGCCCTGCCGCCCCCGCACGCCGACTCCGAGTTCTACTTCCTCTTCCAGAAGGTCCAGGTGCGACCCCAGGACTTTGCTGCTATCACGGAACCCAAAGCCCCGGGGGATTTGTCGGGCGGCTTCCGGCCCGTGCTGCCTTCTGGCAACCACCGCATCCGCCCCCTGCCCCGTCTCTCGCCCACCTCTTTCTCTTGCCGCTCCAAAGCCACCCTCATCCTCAGCTCCATCGGGAGCCTCAGCAAACTCAAGCCTCAGCCGTTCACCTTCTCCCTGGGCCGGAGTCGGACTACGGAGACACCCGCCCAGCCGAGAGCCTCTCGGAACCGCCGCAAGTCAGCTCACACGCTGCTGCCGGAGCTGGAGGATGAAATCACACGGCTCGAAGAAGAGCAGCCGCCCCAAGAGAAGGAGCCGGGAATCGGCGGCTACGTGCATTGCCACAACCCCCCCGTGCGGCTTCAGCAGAGGGGGCCGGAGAGAAGCAGGAGCTTGCAAGAGGATGCGGGGCCGAAACTTCACATCACGCCCAGCGG GAAACGGCGTGGTCGGCCACGGAAGAACCCTCCGGGGGGCACCTGCCAAGTTTTCTCGCAGACTCTGTCTGCGTCGGAGCCGTGTGCCGCTCCCCGCTGCTGCCTTCCCCAGGACGAGATGGTGGAGTGGGTCCAGTGTGACGGCTGTGATGCCTGGTTCCACGTGGCCTGCGTGGGCTGCAGCTACAGCGCCGTGCAAGACGTGGATTTCCGCTGTGCCGCCTGCCGCTCTTAA
- the POU5F1 gene encoding POU domain, class 5, transcription factor 1 isoform X2 — translation MAGHLGRSYPFPGQGIHLNNHPAAPHHESAGSYLPENFNGATPGQGFVFKPDYGPQGGVVEAHPGGGEAPRVWYTFPTGGDAWGHPPGMVVGPYGVTQSGEACPGPKPDIKLERDCDQPGPYYGHPWAGGCLVPPTPTLALPAAPGSSQETGSPVYDLQPTSSPTSQPEEALTAGSSPQSDGSKSPKEPVVSGEVKEEGGSGDEEIPTSEELEQFAKELKHKRITLGFTQADVGLALGVLYGKMFSQTTICRFEALQLSFKNMCKLKPLLQRWLHEADSNENLQQVVRVWFCNRRQKGKRNLGAGSRDEYDGSALPLPFPPGPLQAQPPGLSPTHHQLGPPPHPQGFNAATFATLYLPHFHEGDPFVPPTSGTSVMGQPMHSS, via the exons ATGGCGGGGCACTTGGGCCGCTCGTACCCCTTCCCTGGCCAGGGCATCCATCTGAACAACCACCCGGCCGCCCCCCATCACGAATCCGCGGGGAGCTACTTGCCTGAGAACTTCAACGGGGCGACTCCTGGACAGGGCTTCGTCTTTAAGCCTGACTATGGGCCTCAGGGAGGGGTGGTGGAAGCCCACCCAGGAGGTGGAGAGGCACCCCGAGTTTGGTACACTTTCCCAACCGGTGGGGATGCCTGGGGACACCCTCCTGGCATGGTGGTGGGGCCTTATGGGGTCACTCAGTCTGGGGAGGCCTGCCCGGGCCCAAAGCCTGACATCAAACTGGAACGAGACTGTGACCAGCCGGGGCCTTACTACGGTCACCCCTGGGCCGGGGGCTGCCTCGTGCCTCCCACTCCCACCTTAGCCCTTCCGGCCGCACCTGGCAGCAGCCAGGAGACCGGGTCGCCTGTCTACGATCTGCAGCCCACCAGCAGCCCTACCAGCCAGCCCGAGGAGGCTCTCACCGCAGGCAGCAGCCCCCAAAGCGATGGCAGCAAGAGCCCCAAGGAGCCCGTCGTCTCCGGAGAGGTCAAAGAAGAAGGTGGCAGCGGAGATGAG GAGATTCCCACCTCAGAAGAACTGGAACAGTTTGCCAAGGAGCTGAAGCACAAAAGGATCACTTTAGGATTCACGCAAGCAGATGTCGGACTTGCCTTGGGTGTGCTGTATG GGAAGATGTTCAGCCAGACTACCATCTGCCGCTTTGAGGCCCTACAGCTCAGCTTCAAGAACATGTGCAAACTTAAGCCACTCCTCCAGCGCTGGCTGCATGAGGCGGACAGCAATGAAAACCTCCAACAG GTCGTCCGTGTTTGGTTCTGCAATCGCCGCCAGAAGGGCAAGCGCAACTTAGGAGCCGGCTCGCGGGATGAATACGACGGTTCTGCACtgcccctgcctttccctcctgGGCCGCTTCAAGCTCAGCCCCCCgggctcagccccacccaccaccaGCTAGGCCCTCCTCCTCACCCTCAGGGCTTCAACGCGGCTACCTTTGCCACCCTTTACCTCCCCCATTTCCATGAAGGAGACCCCTTTGTTCCCCCCACATCTGGCACCTCTGTTATGGGCCAGCCGATGCATTCAAGCTGA